A genomic window from Halomonas sp. LR3S48 includes:
- a CDS encoding YcgL domain-containing protein, whose protein sequence is MTDDRMQGDKLLCEIYKSSRREEMYLYVDKRQGLTEVPEALLDRFGKPVLTMTLILTPEKKLARAQVSEVMAAIRDKGFYFQMPPAKDEYLLDLYRTPTEARY, encoded by the coding sequence ATGACGGATGACCGCATGCAAGGCGACAAGCTGCTGTGCGAGATTTACAAGAGTTCGCGTAGGGAGGAGATGTATCTCTACGTGGACAAGCGGCAGGGCCTCACCGAGGTGCCCGAGGCGTTGCTCGACCGCTTCGGCAAGCCAGTCTTGACCATGACGCTGATCCTGACGCCGGAAAAAAAGTTGGCGCGCGCGCAGGTGAGCGAAGTCATGGCGGCGATTCGTGACAAGGGATTCTATTTTCAGATGCCGCCAGCCAAGGATGAGTATCTCCTCGATCTCTACCGCACACCGACGGAAGCCCGTTATTGA
- a CDS encoding YcgN family cysteine cluster protein: MRERFWERFDLEELTAEEWEALCDGCGQCCLLKFQDEDSGDLAVLGVACELLDIHSCRCSDYPNRQARVPDCARLTPQRVDEFRWLPKSCAYRRIAEGRRLAGWHPLISGDPERVHRKGISVRSFAISQRDVPEEELEDHIIAILPIDG; the protein is encoded by the coding sequence ATGCGCGAACGTTTCTGGGAGCGCTTCGATCTCGAGGAGCTCACCGCCGAGGAGTGGGAAGCGCTGTGCGACGGCTGCGGACAGTGCTGCCTGCTCAAGTTCCAGGACGAGGATAGCGGCGATCTCGCCGTGCTCGGTGTGGCCTGCGAGCTGCTGGATATTCACAGCTGCCGCTGCAGCGATTATCCCAATCGCCAGGCTCGCGTGCCCGACTGTGCCCGGCTCACTCCGCAGCGCGTCGACGAATTCCGCTGGCTGCCGAAATCCTGCGCCTATCGCCGTATCGCAGAAGGGCGTCGGCTGGCCGGTTGGCATCCGCTGATTTCGGGTGACCCGGAGCGGGTTCATCGCAAAGGGATCAGTGTGCGCAGCTTTGCCATTTCCCAGCGGGACGTGCCCGAAGAAGAACTGGAAGACCACATCATCGCCATACTGCCGATCGACGGCTGA
- a CDS encoding S9 family peptidase → MKAQPPHRPNPTATNHTEPLPSPVERFRRIEDPEWHWLEERDDARVQAFLEAANEESQAWMALLEGLIERLYHGHLARRELAVHGLRTALDHYTYWSETATDADYPVWWRHPNGRAEEASIFLDLQARAPAEHYLELGDMALSPNECWLAWTEDTSGDERFSLYLKALPDGETRLLLEEIGPELTWAEDNATLLFTRYDATQRPDSIWRLPLDEGQAGEPTLILREDDPEFWLGLGKTRSRQWLVLESASKDTSECHLLPALAPEQAPRCFRPREKGVEYGLEHRPGHFYILHNRNAPHFRLDVADEHDFDAQWQPLLGHRDDTTLEDVEAFAWGLAITERDHHEAQVRIRIIELDVRHGICRDERLPLPESPCSVMLDDVPHFASRHLRLREESFVMPVRWLECDLDSEERVVLKSQPIHGNLQPADLCCERIWARAHDGERIPVSVVMRADLAGHPLPTLLYGYGAYGEVLDPWFSIARLELLARGMAFAVAHVRGGGDRGEPWYLAGKLEHKENSFRDFLAARNALVEKGFSDGERIAAYGASAGGLLVGASLNLAPEAFCAAVLDVPFVDVLRTMENPDLPLTTAEYSEWGNPDELDARKRIHAYSPLDNLSPQPYPTMFLQGSWHDTRVPYWEPAKLYARLIEMGTARGPVLLRTDMAAGHGGASGRFKAWHDNARQDAFILWALGLADREP, encoded by the coding sequence ATGAAAGCACAGCCGCCACATCGCCCGAATCCCACCGCCACCAACCACACTGAGCCACTTCCTTCGCCGGTCGAACGGTTTCGACGCATCGAGGATCCCGAGTGGCATTGGCTGGAAGAGCGCGACGATGCACGCGTCCAGGCCTTTCTCGAGGCCGCCAACGAGGAGTCCCAGGCCTGGATGGCACTTCTCGAGGGCTTGATCGAGCGGCTCTACCACGGTCACCTTGCACGCCGCGAGCTGGCGGTCCACGGATTGCGCACCGCGCTCGACCACTATACCTACTGGAGCGAGACGGCAACCGACGCCGATTATCCGGTATGGTGGCGTCATCCCAATGGCCGCGCGGAGGAGGCGAGCATCTTTCTCGATCTTCAGGCGCGCGCGCCTGCAGAGCATTACCTGGAGCTGGGCGACATGGCGCTGTCGCCCAATGAATGTTGGCTGGCCTGGACCGAGGACACCAGTGGCGACGAACGTTTTTCACTCTATCTCAAGGCACTACCCGACGGCGAGACACGCCTCTTGCTGGAGGAAATCGGCCCGGAACTGACCTGGGCCGAAGACAATGCCACCCTGCTGTTCACGCGTTACGACGCCACGCAGCGCCCCGACAGCATCTGGCGCCTGCCGCTCGACGAAGGCCAGGCCGGTGAACCCACTCTGATACTGCGCGAGGACGATCCCGAGTTCTGGCTCGGCCTGGGCAAGACACGCTCACGCCAGTGGCTGGTACTGGAGAGCGCTTCCAAGGACACGAGTGAGTGCCACCTGCTGCCGGCCTTGGCACCAGAGCAGGCGCCGCGCTGCTTTCGGCCGCGAGAGAAAGGTGTGGAGTATGGGCTGGAACACCGCCCAGGACATTTCTACATCCTGCACAACCGCAACGCACCGCACTTCCGCCTGGACGTGGCCGACGAACACGACTTTGACGCCCAATGGCAGCCGCTGCTCGGGCACCGCGACGACACCACGCTCGAGGATGTCGAGGCCTTCGCGTGGGGCCTGGCCATCACTGAGCGCGACCATCATGAGGCCCAGGTTCGCATCCGCATCATCGAACTCGATGTTCGCCATGGTATATGCCGCGACGAGCGCCTACCCCTGCCGGAATCCCCCTGTAGCGTAATGCTGGACGACGTGCCGCACTTCGCCAGCCGCCATCTGCGCCTGCGCGAAGAGTCCTTTGTCATGCCGGTACGCTGGCTCGAGTGCGACCTCGACAGCGAGGAGCGTGTCGTACTGAAGTCACAGCCGATCCACGGCAACCTGCAGCCAGCGGACCTTTGCTGCGAGCGTATCTGGGCGCGTGCCCACGACGGCGAACGCATACCGGTATCGGTGGTGATGCGTGCCGACCTGGCCGGCCACCCCTTGCCCACCCTGCTCTACGGCTACGGTGCCTATGGAGAAGTCCTCGACCCCTGGTTCTCGATCGCCAGGCTCGAACTTCTCGCCCGTGGCATGGCCTTTGCCGTCGCCCATGTCCGCGGCGGTGGCGACCGAGGTGAGCCCTGGTACCTGGCCGGCAAGCTCGAGCACAAGGAAAACAGCTTTCGCGACTTCCTCGCAGCACGCAACGCACTGGTCGAAAAGGGGTTCAGCGACGGCGAGCGCATCGCCGCCTATGGCGCCAGTGCAGGAGGCCTATTGGTCGGTGCCAGTCTCAACCTGGCGCCCGAAGCGTTCTGTGCCGCCGTGCTCGACGTGCCCTTCGTCGACGTGCTGCGCACCATGGAGAATCCCGACCTGCCGTTGACCACCGCGGAGTACAGCGAATGGGGTAACCCCGATGAGCTGGACGCACGCAAACGCATCCATGCCTACTCGCCGCTGGACAACCTCTCCCCCCAGCCTTACCCCACCATGTTTCTCCAGGGTAGCTGGCACGACACCCGGGTTCCCTACTGGGAGCCAGCCAAGCTCTATGCCCGGCTGATCGAGATGGGTACCGCTCGCGGCCCCGTGCTGCTGCGTACGGACATGGCCGCCGGGCATGGTGGCGCCTCGGGGCGATTCAAGGCGTGGCACGACAATGCACGTCAGGACGCCTTCATACTCTGGGCGCTGGGACTCGCCGACAGGGAACCTTGA
- a CDS encoding vWA domain-containing protein, which translates to MGRECNKVWHWLVGLAGCLVVSSCLSAATLEEYPEVRVIIDVSGSMRHNDPDQLAAEALDLLVTLVPSGARAGVWTFGERVANPLQPSPANLEWRDRARALSSLLVDYQQYTDIESAIYQAASAGEVTGPRHLVLLTDGRIDLPDWRGSKPAIDRSSREALLDELGPRLAEEGIVVHAIAFSEEADLDLVERLAQMTGGLSAPVAAPDALMGAFLAIVDRIFPSDRVPITDQRFLIEPGLRGFTALLFRGEEAPELVGPDGRRYSADSPPEGAEWRSESRYDLVHVPNPQPGQWRLDGAPGLESRITIESPLSLQTAGVPSTFYLGFDVPVEAWLAREGEAVGVEELPTHLRLTAELHDSSGAVQSAVVLRQQEERFVGRLPAPALGGTAQFVVRAEGQGFRRQRVQAINVLPAVAAQHDEAGQQVLLAAEHPQLDRDNTRLYGQLQGARLEAEPIAERRWRIDLPELDMALSVPLILRGEVTLDGETRELYLPRLMLFPAVDTAIDQVDASPALEVARFHEELSPVREPRVRSESALPEPVERVVRHMQELPRIAQERWNEWRPVLAGPLEEALREPHRRWLLGGLLLACVLLLLLWRMTRRRRAAPREEPHV; encoded by the coding sequence ATGGGGAGGGAGTGCAACAAGGTATGGCACTGGCTGGTCGGTCTGGCCGGGTGCCTGGTCGTGTCGAGCTGCCTGTCTGCCGCAACGCTCGAAGAGTATCCGGAAGTCCGGGTCATCATCGATGTCTCCGGCAGCATGCGTCACAACGATCCCGACCAGCTCGCCGCCGAGGCGCTGGATTTACTGGTAACGCTGGTGCCCAGTGGTGCCAGGGCTGGTGTCTGGACCTTTGGCGAGCGGGTGGCAAACCCATTGCAGCCCAGTCCCGCCAACCTCGAATGGCGTGATCGCGCCAGGGCCTTGTCCAGCCTGTTGGTCGACTACCAGCAGTACACCGATATCGAGTCCGCCATCTACCAGGCGGCATCGGCCGGGGAGGTCACGGGCCCGCGTCACCTGGTATTGCTCACTGATGGCAGGATCGACCTGCCCGACTGGCGTGGCAGCAAGCCGGCCATTGACCGGTCCTCGCGGGAAGCGCTGCTGGATGAGCTCGGCCCGAGGCTGGCCGAGGAGGGTATCGTGGTACATGCCATCGCTTTTTCCGAGGAGGCCGATCTGGACCTGGTGGAGCGTCTCGCCCAAATGACCGGGGGGCTTTCGGCGCCAGTTGCTGCCCCCGATGCCTTGATGGGGGCATTCCTCGCCATTGTCGATCGCATCTTTCCCAGCGACCGGGTGCCGATCACCGACCAGCGTTTTCTCATCGAGCCGGGCCTGCGCGGTTTCACTGCGCTGCTGTTTCGCGGCGAAGAGGCGCCTGAGCTGGTGGGGCCGGATGGCCGGCGCTACTCCGCCGATTCCCCTCCCGAGGGCGCCGAGTGGCGCAGTGAATCTCGCTATGACCTCGTTCATGTGCCCAACCCTCAACCGGGGCAATGGCGCCTGGACGGTGCGCCGGGGCTGGAAAGCCGCATCACTATCGAGTCCCCACTCAGCCTGCAGACGGCCGGTGTGCCGAGTACGTTCTACCTGGGGTTCGACGTGCCGGTGGAAGCCTGGCTTGCTCGCGAAGGAGAAGCGGTAGGCGTCGAGGAGCTGCCGACGCATTTGCGGTTGACGGCAGAGCTGCACGACTCATCGGGTGCGGTGCAATCGGCCGTGGTTCTCAGGCAGCAGGAGGAGCGTTTCGTCGGCCGGTTGCCGGCGCCGGCCCTGGGGGGCACGGCTCAGTTCGTCGTGCGTGCCGAAGGCCAGGGCTTCCGTCGCCAGCGGGTACAGGCGATCAATGTGTTGCCGGCGGTTGCCGCTCAGCATGACGAGGCCGGCCAGCAGGTTCTCCTGGCGGCCGAGCATCCTCAACTCGATCGTGACAACACCCGCCTGTACGGCCAGTTGCAGGGGGCCCGCCTCGAGGCGGAACCCATCGCTGAGCGGCGCTGGCGCATTGACCTGCCCGAACTCGACATGGCGCTCAGCGTGCCGCTGATCCTGCGTGGCGAAGTCACCCTCGACGGCGAGACGCGAGAGCTGTACCTGCCGCGCCTGATGTTGTTCCCTGCGGTCGATACGGCGATCGACCAGGTCGATGCCAGTCCTGCCCTGGAGGTGGCGCGCTTCCACGAGGAGCTGTCACCGGTGCGCGAACCTCGCGTGAGGTCCGAGTCGGCGTTGCCGGAACCGGTCGAGCGCGTCGTCAGGCACATGCAGGAGCTGCCGCGGATCGCCCAGGAGCGCTGGAATGAGTGGCGCCCCGTGCTGGCAGGGCCGCTCGAAGAAGCCCTGCGTGAGCCGCATCGGCGCTGGCTGCTGGGTGGTCTTTTGCTTGCTTGCGTGCTCTTGCTGCTGCTGTGGAGAATGACGAGACGGCGTCGCGCAGCGCCACGGGAGGAGCCGCATGTGTGA
- a CDS encoding class II glutamine amidotransferase, producing MCELLGMSANVPTDICFSFTGFLHRGGGTGPHRDGWGIAFYEAGGYRDFRDPHPSVRSPIARLITDYPIKSHIAISHIRQANVGEVRLANTHPFTREMWGRTWCYAHNGQLEEWQELPLSFYRPVGDTDSEHAFCWLLAALRERFSEAPTLAACDATLYDHHVALWQRLHSLCETLRAKGVFNLLLADGEFLYTYCSTKLAHITRRAPFGSAELSDAELTVNFAEHTTPDDIVSVIATEPLTCNEAWVRMAPGELLVWRHGRIVARFVAESSSSGEE from the coding sequence ATGTGTGAACTGTTGGGCATGAGCGCCAACGTGCCCACCGATATCTGTTTCAGCTTTACCGGTTTCCTGCATCGCGGTGGCGGTACCGGGCCGCATCGTGACGGCTGGGGGATCGCGTTCTACGAGGCGGGCGGCTATCGTGACTTTCGCGACCCGCATCCTTCGGTACGCTCCCCCATTGCACGGCTGATCACCGACTATCCGATCAAGTCGCATATCGCCATTAGCCATATCCGCCAGGCCAATGTCGGCGAAGTGCGTCTGGCCAATACCCATCCGTTCACTCGCGAAATGTGGGGCCGAACCTGGTGCTACGCGCATAACGGCCAGCTAGAGGAGTGGCAAGAGTTGCCGCTGAGCTTCTACCGGCCGGTGGGCGACACCGACAGCGAACACGCCTTCTGCTGGCTGCTTGCCGCCCTGCGCGAGCGCTTTTCCGAGGCGCCCACGCTGGCGGCATGCGATGCCACGCTGTATGACCATCATGTGGCGCTCTGGCAGCGGCTGCACAGCTTGTGCGAGACGCTGCGGGCCAAGGGCGTGTTCAACCTGCTGCTGGCCGATGGCGAGTTCCTCTACACCTATTGTTCGACCAAGCTGGCCCACATCACCCGCCGGGCGCCGTTCGGCAGCGCGGAACTCTCCGATGCCGAGCTGACGGTCAACTTCGCCGAGCACACCACTCCCGACGACATCGTCTCGGTGATTGCGACCGAGCCGCTGACCTGCAACGAGGCCTGGGTTCGCATGGCGCCGGGTGAGCTGTTGGTATGGCGGCATGGCCGTATCGTCGCTCGTTTCGTTGCCGAATCCTCCTCTTCGGGTGAGGAATAG
- a CDS encoding AMP-binding protein, producing the protein MSEQANAGILNGPELEGMEKYRSLMDVFHEAVKRFADNPAFTCMGQTLTFSELDRLSADFAAWLQHETGLQPGDRIAIQLPNVLQFPVAVFGALRAGLVVVNTNPLYTEREMAHQFKDSGARAILILANMASKLEKVLDRTDIEHVLVTELGDLHGFPKRFLINAVVKHVKKMVPAFSLPMAVPFRKALKDGASRQHREVERGLDDIAALQYTGGTTGMPKGTMLTHCNLVANMLQAREAIGPGLDEGKEVVIAPLPVYHIYTFTVNCLFLMETGNHSILITNPRDLDNFVKELQKVKFTAFIGLNTLFNALCNREDFRKLDFSRLHLTISGGMALTKAAASRWQEITGCPIAEGYGLTETSPIVSFNPVDAIQLGTIGKPVAGTAVKVVDHEGNIQPLGEPGELCVRGPQVMKGYWNLDEETAKVLTEDGWFYTGDIAVLQEDGYIRIVDRKKDMILVSGFNVYPNEIEDVVAAHPGVVESAAVGVPDEDSGEAVKLFVVKRDESLDEQGLRDWCKTQLAGYKVPRFVEFRDELPKTNVGKVLRRQLRDEQGEK; encoded by the coding sequence ATGAGTGAGCAAGCCAACGCCGGTATTCTCAACGGTCCCGAGCTGGAAGGCATGGAGAAGTACCGTTCGCTGATGGATGTCTTCCACGAAGCGGTCAAACGCTTTGCCGACAATCCGGCGTTCACCTGCATGGGACAGACCCTCACCTTCAGCGAACTCGATCGTCTCTCGGCCGACTTTGCGGCCTGGCTGCAGCACGAAACCGGGCTGCAGCCAGGCGATCGCATCGCCATACAGCTGCCCAACGTGCTGCAATTCCCGGTGGCGGTATTCGGTGCGCTGCGTGCCGGGCTGGTAGTGGTCAACACCAACCCGCTCTACACCGAGCGGGAAATGGCCCACCAGTTCAAGGATTCGGGCGCGCGGGCGATCCTGATCCTGGCCAACATGGCAAGCAAGCTCGAGAAAGTGCTCGACCGCACCGACATCGAGCACGTTCTGGTCACCGAGCTCGGCGACTTGCACGGTTTTCCCAAGCGCTTCCTGATCAATGCCGTCGTCAAGCACGTCAAGAAAATGGTGCCGGCCTTCTCGCTGCCAATGGCGGTGCCTTTCCGCAAGGCGTTGAAGGACGGTGCCTCGCGCCAGCACCGCGAGGTGGAGCGCGGGCTCGACGACATCGCCGCGTTGCAATACACCGGCGGGACCACCGGCATGCCCAAGGGCACCATGCTCACCCATTGCAACCTGGTAGCCAACATGCTGCAGGCGCGTGAGGCCATTGGCCCGGGGCTTGACGAGGGCAAGGAGGTGGTGATCGCGCCGCTGCCGGTCTACCACATCTATACCTTCACCGTGAACTGTCTGTTCCTGATGGAGACCGGCAACCACTCGATCCTGATCACCAACCCGCGCGACCTGGACAACTTCGTCAAGGAGCTGCAGAAGGTCAAGTTCACCGCCTTCATCGGTCTCAACACTCTGTTCAATGCGCTGTGCAATCGCGAGGATTTCCGCAAACTCGACTTCTCCCGCCTGCATCTGACCATCTCCGGGGGCATGGCGCTGACCAAGGCGGCTGCCAGTCGCTGGCAGGAAATCACCGGTTGTCCCATCGCCGAGGGCTACGGCCTGACCGAGACTTCGCCGATCGTCAGCTTCAACCCGGTCGATGCCATCCAGCTCGGTACCATCGGCAAGCCGGTGGCGGGTACGGCGGTCAAGGTCGTGGATCACGAGGGCAACATCCAGCCGCTGGGCGAGCCGGGCGAACTCTGCGTGAGGGGCCCCCAGGTAATGAAGGGGTACTGGAACCTCGACGAAGAGACCGCCAAGGTACTGACCGAAGATGGCTGGTTTTATACCGGCGACATTGCCGTCCTTCAGGAGGACGGCTACATCAGGATCGTCGACCGCAAGAAGGACATGATCCTGGTGTCGGGCTTCAACGTCTATCCCAACGAGATCGAGGATGTCGTCGCGGCGCACCCGGGCGTGGTCGAATCGGCCGCGGTGGGAGTGCCCGACGAGGATAGCGGCGAAGCGGTCAAGCTGTTCGTGGTCAAGCGGGATGAAAGCCTGGACGAGCAGGGCCTGCGTGATTGGTGCAAGACGCAGTTGGCCGGTTACAAGGTGCCCAGGTTTGTCGAATTCCGCGACGAATTGCCGAAGACCAACGTCGGCAAGGTGCTGCGGCGCCAGCTGCGCGACGAGCAGGGCGAAAAGTAG